gcaccataaatcattattttctttacaaaatcagtagtaataaataaatctatgaataagagaagataaaataaataattatatgaataatagaacaattttataaacaaaatattataaatctacaataatttatttaacaaaatatttaaatcattaaaaaaattacacaaattacacaaatctaaaaacgagtcgagaaatccatagcgcgaacggaaaagacgagcggactagcgcgaacggaaaacacgaacggaaaaacgaccgtaaacaacgagaaatccatcggaagtagacgaacggaagcgcgaccggaaagacgaacggaaaagtaatcggaggagataaactgaaaatcaaaagaaaaagaagaagaaaagaacagagaagaagagagagaaaaaaaaggtggctatgtaaaagtttaacttaaaatgagataaggcttctttatatagtgggtatttttggtaaataagttaatttattaGGTAGTGTAGGATAAGAGGAAAAAATGGgccaaaatggtgtaaatattttagagaagattaggataatgctctattttttaaaataatttgatttcctacttcaataagaaaaagatagagaaaatacctcatcattttaatgcttttatttttttactctaaagcatgtttatattataattatacccacttttctttaattttttacgCTAATCATATTTTCTCTTATCATGTTACAGctatcatatttttatatatctcTCTCTTACAcactctctcctctctcctctctcctctctcttcttcttctctgttttcttttttcttcgtcaattttcttcttcttctttatttcttcttttcttctccattttctttctttcttcttcattcCTTCATCGCTCTGCCGCCGTTTTTTCATCGCTCCACCGTCGCTGCattgttctttcatattttattttagcaaactttactttaattcatggtgattattgtgatttttataacattcagatctaaataaattacttttgatttgtttctcaattttagatctaaaaatctgcatgaaaaacgatgttatgatgaaaaaaacgattttctgcaaaaaaacagtatctgattatcatatgattatcataaggcataattacttaaaaaccactcaccttgtaactttttttcatttctaccatgacctaggaaaatttttgattgtaccctatttttgatttttatgtttcgtttgtaccccaaaagtaaaaattttgataatttaattaatttaaagatgaaaatattaaaaacaagatacatacatgattaacattaacgttttattagagtataggttaataatttaaactttttttcaaaagaaaataggtcaattcaactcattagggtagagatgaaacataaaactcaaaaatagggtgcaattgaaaattttcctaggtcatggtataaatgaaaaaaagttacaagttgggtggtttttaagtaattaggccttatcataacactgcagaaaaaaatgattttttatattaaaaaaaaaaaacagtctctgattatcatatgagtatcactgtgttattatgttgttatcataatactgtataaagaaagattttctacgaaaaaattgattatcatattgttatcactgtattatcatctcgttatcataatataatcatatgataccgagatgataatgtattattgtatctagataataatgttatgacaacgacataataataaaattatgataacagtatgataatatgatacctatataaaaataattacataaaaattatgataacaagatgataatgtgaagaaaatagtatgataatgaagtataataaggtcatattatcatactattatcttcacttTATCaccttattatcataattttagtgtaattgtttttttcatacatgtatcatatcatcatactattatcttcacattatcatctcgttatcataattttttgggttaatttctaaaaaaatcacgaactttacacgaagtttcattttaatcatgacctttaaaagttgccatttaaaagcacgaactttcattttgtttcaaatctatcatttcagtgtattttcgTTGACTAAATTCCTCAATAAACCATCAATGAAAAATTcgaattataaatcgacatcaaatcttattatcttttagttagagtatataggattaggaatttttggttagataaaatacaccggattttactttggcgatagatttgaaacaaaatgaaagttcgtgcctttaaatgacaacttttaaagttcatgattaaaatgaaaattcgtgtaaagttcgtgatttttttaggaattaaccctaatttttttgtaattatttttttcatacatgtatcatattatctttacattatcatcttattatcataatttttctgtaatatttttacatacatgtatcatattatcatactattatcataattttattattttattatcatctgattatcatactggtgtcatgaatctttttgtaattctattttcacgtatgttatcatccaattatcataaccttatcataattcattatcatctaattatcatactccagtgttatgataacgacatgataatcagacactattttatcatacattatcacagatattatcatatatgtaccataaatattatcatctcgttatcatatgataaaatattatcatctcgttatcataagataaaacattatcatatgacactatttctgtaaaaaaaatcatgtaagtatcatattatcatagtgttataagcttatcattatattatcataaaaacattattatactattatcattatcgtacatttgtattatcataaccttatcataaatcatataattaatgttatgcaacatgataataacatgataatcagacgctgttttttaataaaaaaattgattttttttgcagcgttatgatacttacatgataatgcagtgatgatactcatatgataatcagaagcagTTTTCTTTCAGAAATTcattttttgtgtataaaaacgtttttaatgcagatttttagatctaaaattgagaaaattcaagagtaatttatttagatctgaaaattaaaaaaatcgtaTTAATATCACCACGAGTCAAggaaaaaacactaaaattgaatatgaaaaacgGCTGAGCAGCGGCGGAATGATGGTGGAGCGACAGCGGAATGATGAAATAACgatgaagaaaaaacaaaaatgaagaaggaatgaagaagaagaaaatgaagaaaaagaatggcGGAAAAAAAACAGAGAAAGAGAATAAGAGGAatggagaagaaagagaaaaggagagagaaaaagaaaataaatgacaGTTGTCAAATatggttagagtaaaataataataaaaggtaggtataattataatataaataagtgttatagttaaaaaaaataaaaacactaaaatggtgaggtattttttttatctttttcttattaCGGTaggaaattatattattttctgAAAGAGAAtactttttctaatttttttaatattttacccaaaacaggaatttaaaaaataatcccATTATTCAATCACAtgataactaaaaaaataaattttaaattaattattatgatttTCCGTTTAAATTCCATGAAACACAAACATGttacaaataattatttatgttaatcTGGAAAACGTTTAAGCAAATACGAGACCTATATTTTTTTAGCACACGATAACTgaaaaatgattaaatttacatgtttgatttattttaaaaaaaattgaaacattaattttacaaaataaaaattcaaatactgAAATTGAAATAGTATTTTACTAATTCAGTCCTTGAATTATCCCTGCAATTAGGGGtaagaaccgaaccaaaccaaaaaatcaaatcaaaccgaaccgaccgaaaaactgaattaaccgaaatttaatataaaatatatatatatatatattttaaaaataatatacatatatacttgtatttatatgctttttgtctttatatcttaattattactgatatatgaatttataattgttatttaaacatatatgaaaatttattagactttaattatttaatatttcaattaattttttttatcaaaaaggTTAATATATTAAGGCAATAAACAAGATTACAATCTAAATCGTCAAAATACATCGTAGATCAAGATTAcaacaaaataagaaaacaatcTGAAACCCTATAATCGATCCACGATAAGAAacgaaacaataatataaattaaaagacaCAAATTTTTCAGGTGTGAAATAACCAGGAAGAATTTCCTGACACCAATTGTACCTTCGGAATTTCTATTTATCTCTTGTTTCATTGCTTGTATACTTCAAACGATACAAAAGCTTGAATCTTCAAGAACTTGAATCTGAAACTTGAACAAACGCTTATAAGGCTTGAACGATTCAAGAATCTACATAAAACAAACTGTATAGCGAAATCAACACACAAAAAACACATCAAACTCCAAAGAATGGAGCAATTTATTGAGAAAACATCACAAAAAGTGAAAGAAACAAGCTAAGAGACGATGATATCCGGCTAAAAGCCGGATATCACCGTCTCCTGCGCTCGAAACCGAAGAAAAACcaactttctctctctagaaatagtaaaatttggttttaaccgaaccgtaccgaatcAAAATTttcgatttggttcggttttattttttcacctccaaattaaaagttcggttcggttcggtttgagaatttttcaaaccgaaaatcgaaaaaccaaaaaaatttcaaccgaaccgaccgatgatCAACAATACCTGCAATTAAAAACACGAACGAAAACCACATAATTTAGGCATTGACTTTTACACTTACTATAGCAAAATCTCTTTGAGTTGGTCAtttattaatagtttttttCGCTATAAATTAATAACCCATTTTATTTGCTGAATATATCAAAGATTAGACTTTGTTCTCTCTTCCAATTTCTTTGAAGATTCAAAGTTTATTTTGTTGTTAGATTCAGCAATTATTTGCAGCAAGAAAAATGGCCTCTGTAGATTCCATAATCGACATGGATATACAAAACAGAGTCTCAGaaaattccattttttattcaaatttcaaCCAAGAAAAATGGATAGAGCAGATGAAGAGCATACTCAACAACAATGAGGATGGTCATGGAAATGAAATTGACAATCCTGTCACCATTTTTAAACTGCCTTCGTCGCTTAAAGCGACTTACGCTGAAGCTTATACACCACAAAAATTAGCCTTAGGACCTTACCATAATTTCTTGCCTAAGCTTTACAAGTTGCAGAAGTGCAAGCTTCGTCAAATAGAATCGTTTCGTCGGCAGCTTAATTTCCCCGAATGCAAAGTTCTCGTTGATCAAATCAAGGGAAAAGCGGGAGAGATTCGGCTCTGTTACTACGAGAGTTTCGATATGAATGATAATACATTGTCCTGGATTATGGTAATTGACAGTCTTTTCTTGCTGCAGTTGATCTATAAAGAAGCATACGAAAACGTAGATTCATTGGAGTTCGTGGACGCATTCGGAAGCAAGATTACCTTGGATCTTATCCTTAAAGATTTAGTGATGATTGAGAATCAAATTCCATTCTTTGTGTTAGATTATCTTTTATCTCTGTCCAAATCTACATTGGAAATTGAATCTTTATCGAGTATGAGCATCAAATTCTGTTCAAGAATTTCCCCGATAGAACTGCAAGGGATATTTGTCGGACAGAATTTTGACAAGGCTTTTCATCTGTTAGATCTTCTCTACAAGATGATTTGGTATGGAGGGTCGATAATGACTGTACACAGTGTAAGCCCGTTTTCGACGAGAAGGAATAGCATCTGGAGTCAACTATGGAGTATGATTAAGACACTAAACATCGGTGTCTTAGCCATCCCCGTAAGAATCATCGATTTAGCTCTGAAAATCTTACCATTACTCGGAATCTCCTTTTCGTTCGAAGCATCAGAGGAGAAACATTTGATCCCTGCAGCACTGCAATTGTCGGGTGTTAAGGTTAAGTTGTGCAGCACAACTCGCGGAACTAGTGCCATTGGATTCGTCAAGGAAGATGTCGCTCTTCGTCTTCCAATCCTCAACTTGAATGTTTATTCAGATGTCATTATCAGAAACTTACTCGTGTATGAAACTATTGCCAAGCCGGAGACTCCAAATTTCGCCCGTTACATCGAACTAATGGAAGCCATGGTTCAAACTGTTGAAGATGTGGAGCTACTAAAAAACAAGAGAATTTTGAGGCATGATGGAGACAATAATGAGGTTGTAAAGCTCTTTAGCGGAATTAAAAGTTCCATTCCGTCCGGAGGTAAGTCCGATTTGGATCGTACAATCCACGATCTTAACGAGTATTACAAAAATCACTGGAAGATAAAGCTA
This window of the Mercurialis annua linkage group LG5, ddMerAnnu1.2, whole genome shotgun sequence genome carries:
- the LOC126682406 gene encoding putative UPF0481 protein At3g02645 — its product is MASVDSIIDMDIQNRVSENSIFYSNFNQEKWIEQMKSILNNNEDGHGNEIDNPVTIFKLPSSLKATYAEAYTPQKLALGPYHNFLPKLYKLQKCKLRQIESFRRQLNFPECKVLVDQIKGKAGEIRLCYYESFDMNDNTLSWIMVIDSLFLLQLIYKEAYENVDSLEFVDAFGSKITLDLILKDLVMIENQIPFFVLDYLLSLSKSTLEIESLSSMSIKFCSRISPIELQGIFVGQNFDKAFHLLDLLYKMIWYGGSIMTVHSVSPFSTRRNSIWSQLWSMIKTLNIGVLAIPVRIIDLALKILPLLGISFSFEASEEKHLIPAALQLSGVKVKLCSTTRGTSAIGFVKEDVALRLPILNLNVYSDVIIRNLLVYETIAKPETPNFARYIELMEAMVQTVEDVELLKNKRILRHDGDNNEVVKLFSGIKSSIPSGGKSDLDRTIHDLNEYYKNHWKIKLKTLMKKYVYSSWKVLTIFAAILLLLLMVLQTFCSVFSCHGIFKIRMSSLISSF